Proteins encoded together in one Pseudomonas sp. ADAK13 window:
- a CDS encoding aspartate aminotransferase family protein, which produces MNVPAQLNRLTEDYQASDAAHHIHAFVDQKALNAEGPRVMVRGEGLYLWDSEGKRYLDGMSGLWCTQLGYGRRDLTAAAAAQMDQLAYYNMFFHTTHPAVIELSELLFSLLPAHYSHVIYTNSGSEANEVLIRTVRRYWQVVGQPQKKIMIGRWNGYHGSTLAASALGGMKFMHEMGGLIPDVAHIDEPYWYAHGGELTPAEFGRRCALQLEEKILELGAENVAGFIAEPFQGAGGMIFPPQSYWPEIQRICRQYDVLVCADEVIGGFGRTGEWFAHQHFGFEPDTLSIAKGLTSGYLPMGGLVLSKRMADALVERGGVFAHGLTYSGHPVAAAVALANLKALRDEGIVRQVKDDTGPYLQKILQEVFGNHPMIGEIQGTGLLAALQFAEDKATRKRFEHENDLAWQCRTFGFEEGVIIRSTLGRMIMAPALVATRAELDELVEKTRIAVDRTARIAGKL; this is translated from the coding sequence ATGAACGTACCCGCCCAACTGAACCGCCTGACCGAGGATTACCAGGCGTCTGATGCGGCCCACCACATCCATGCATTTGTCGACCAAAAGGCGCTGAATGCCGAAGGCCCGCGTGTGATGGTGCGCGGTGAGGGCCTGTACCTGTGGGACAGCGAAGGCAAGCGTTACCTGGACGGCATGTCGGGCCTGTGGTGCACCCAGCTGGGTTATGGGCGCCGGGACTTGACCGCTGCCGCCGCCGCGCAAATGGATCAGCTGGCGTACTACAACATGTTCTTTCACACCACCCACCCGGCGGTGATCGAGCTGTCGGAGCTGCTCTTCAGCCTGTTGCCGGCGCACTACAGCCACGTGATCTACACCAACTCCGGCTCCGAGGCCAACGAAGTGCTGATCCGCACCGTGCGCCGCTACTGGCAGGTGGTCGGCCAGCCGCAGAAGAAAATCATGATCGGTCGCTGGAACGGCTATCACGGCTCCACCCTGGCCGCGTCGGCGCTGGGCGGCATGAAGTTCATGCACGAGATGGGCGGCCTGATTCCGGACGTCGCGCACATTGACGAACCTTATTGGTATGCCCATGGCGGCGAGCTGACGCCTGCCGAGTTCGGCCGCCGCTGCGCCCTGCAGCTGGAAGAAAAAATCCTCGAACTGGGCGCGGAAAACGTCGCCGGGTTTATCGCCGAGCCCTTCCAGGGCGCGGGCGGCATGATCTTCCCGCCGCAAAGCTACTGGCCCGAGATCCAGCGCATTTGCCGTCAATACGATGTGCTGGTGTGTGCCGATGAGGTGATTGGCGGGTTTGGCCGTACCGGCGAGTGGTTCGCCCACCAACACTTCGGTTTTGAGCCCGACACCCTGTCGATCGCCAAGGGCCTGACCTCCGGCTACCTGCCAATGGGCGGCCTGGTGCTGAGCAAGCGCATGGCCGATGCGCTGGTGGAACGTGGCGGTGTGTTCGCCCACGGGCTGACCTATTCCGGGCACCCGGTGGCGGCGGCGGTGGCGCTGGCCAACCTCAAGGCGCTGCGGGACGAAGGCATCGTGCGCCAGGTGAAGGACGACACCGGGCCGTACCTGCAGAAAATCCTGCAGGAAGTGTTCGGCAACCACCCGATGATCGGCGAGATCCAGGGCACGGGCCTGCTCGCGGCCTTGCAGTTCGCCGAAGACAAGGCCACGCGCAAACGCTTCGAGCATGAAAACGACCTGGCCTGGCAGTGCCGCACCTTCGGTTTCGAAGAGGGCGTGATCATTCGCTCCACACTGGGCCGCATGATCATGGCACCCGCGCTGGTGGCCACGCGCGCGGAGTTGGACGAGCTGGTCGAAAAGACCCGCATCGCGGTAGATCGCACCGCACGGATCGCGGGAAAACTGTGA